One window from the genome of Pseudonocardia hierapolitana encodes:
- a CDS encoding acyl--CoA ligase family protein, which produces MTAVWHTPLTPLAFLQRSAEVFPDKTAIVYGDRRQTYAQFAAEVTRVAHALRGSGIGPGDRVAYLLPNVPEMLVAHFAVPLAGAVLVAINTRLATEEVRYILDHSGAKLLVVDAALYPTVASLSRRLETVEEIVTIVDPANPGDGTGSGVTYDDLLARGNDEPLAWEVADENACISINYTSGTTGRPKGVQYSHRGAYLNSFGEVVHSGHTFDSVYLWTLPMFHCNGWCTPWALTAMGGTHVCLREVRGDVVWRLIREHGVTHLNGAPTVVTTILRAPEAGDLEHPITITTAGAPPSPTTIGHAERMGFRIVHVYGLTETYGPYSVNQYQRSWDDLPPEERARMQARQGVGMVCADKVRVVDERMNDVPADGTTMGEVVMRGNNVMLGYFDDPAATEKAFAGGWFHSGDLGVLHPDGYVELRDRAKDVIISGGENISTIEVEQAVVSHPAVLEAAVIGVPDEQWGERPKAFVVLAEGQTATPDELIEHVKSRIARFKAPKTVELVEQLPKTSTGKVQKFELREKEWAGHTARIRG; this is translated from the coding sequence ATGACCGCCGTCTGGCACACCCCACTCACCCCGCTGGCGTTCCTGCAGCGCTCGGCAGAGGTCTTCCCCGACAAGACCGCGATCGTCTACGGCGACCGCAGGCAGACCTACGCGCAGTTCGCCGCTGAGGTCACGCGGGTGGCCCACGCGCTGCGCGGTTCCGGGATCGGCCCGGGCGACCGGGTGGCCTACCTGCTCCCCAACGTCCCCGAGATGCTGGTGGCCCACTTCGCCGTGCCGCTCGCGGGCGCCGTGCTCGTCGCGATCAACACGCGGCTCGCCACCGAGGAGGTGCGCTACATCCTCGACCACTCCGGGGCGAAGCTCCTGGTCGTCGACGCGGCGCTCTACCCGACGGTGGCGTCGCTCTCACGCCGGCTCGAGACGGTCGAGGAGATCGTCACGATCGTCGACCCGGCCAACCCGGGCGACGGCACCGGCAGCGGTGTCACCTACGACGACCTGCTCGCCCGGGGCAACGACGAGCCGCTGGCCTGGGAGGTCGCGGACGAGAACGCCTGCATCTCGATCAACTACACGTCGGGGACGACGGGGCGGCCGAAGGGCGTGCAGTACTCGCACCGCGGCGCGTACCTGAACTCCTTCGGCGAGGTCGTGCACTCGGGGCACACGTTCGACAGCGTCTACCTCTGGACGCTGCCGATGTTCCACTGCAACGGCTGGTGCACCCCGTGGGCGCTCACCGCCATGGGCGGCACGCACGTGTGCCTGCGCGAGGTGCGCGGCGACGTCGTCTGGCGGCTCATCCGGGAGCACGGCGTGACGCACCTCAACGGCGCGCCCACCGTCGTCACCACGATCCTGCGTGCTCCGGAGGCGGGCGATCTGGAGCACCCGATCACGATCACGACGGCGGGCGCCCCGCCCAGCCCCACGACCATCGGCCACGCCGAGCGGATGGGCTTCCGGATCGTGCACGTCTACGGGCTCACCGAGACCTACGGGCCGTACTCGGTGAACCAGTACCAGCGCTCGTGGGACGACCTCCCACCCGAGGAGCGGGCGAGGATGCAGGCCCGCCAGGGCGTCGGGATGGTCTGCGCCGACAAGGTGCGCGTGGTGGACGAGCGGATGAACGACGTCCCCGCCGACGGCACCACGATGGGCGAGGTCGTGATGCGCGGCAACAACGTGATGCTCGGCTACTTCGACGACCCGGCCGCCACCGAGAAGGCGTTCGCAGGCGGCTGGTTCCACTCGGGCGACCTCGGCGTCCTGCACCCGGACGGCTACGTGGAGCTGCGCGACCGCGCCAAGGACGTGATCATCTCCGGCGGCGAGAACATCTCGACGATCGAGGTCGAGCAGGCCGTGGTGTCCCACCCGGCGGTGCTGGAGGCGGCCGTCATCGGCGTGCCGGACGAGCAGTGGGGCGAGCGCCCCAAGGCGTTCGTGGTGCTCGCCGAGGGCCAGACCGCCACCCCGGACGAGCTGATCGAGCACGTGAAGAGCCGCATCGCGCGGTTCAAGGCGCCGAAGACCGTCGAGCTGGTGGAGCAGCTGCCGAAGACGTCCACGGGCAAGGTGCAGAAGTTCGAGCTGCGCGAGAAGGAGTGGGCGGGGCACACGGCCCGCATCCGCGGCTGA
- a CDS encoding GDSL-type esterase/lipase family protein, translating to MIGFGRRWGGGWLPSALAVLVALTGSIGLAVATDESYLPVSAKAGACRPTWVTGWQAAAQPGPSRPGLGGATVRMVVHPQVTGSKVRLRLSNVYGATPLAVGAVTAARSDGAAGLILGTARPVPFGGRQAVVIPPGAEVVSDAVPLVAEAGSPLAVSVFLPVVPQVLTQHPVMQAAYLSGPGDVTFGDAGAFGAQMPSSVVLTGIDVYAPRPQNSVVAVGDSITDGMGAAPGESWPDVLGTQLVDAGGATTMAVLGAGISGNRLLADTGPQQGDVPLARFDRDVAAAGGATDVVLSIGTNDIAAGRSAADIAAGLQRFAERARAAGKRVFLTTVTPSAAGAHGTPAAVAARRELNAWVREHGPAYADGVFDFAAAVADPADPDRLAQPFDAGDGLHLSAAGYRALAAAVDPALFTGSPCLAGNPPARVLVSNR from the coding sequence GTGATCGGGTTCGGACGCAGGTGGGGCGGCGGCTGGCTGCCTTCCGCGCTCGCCGTGCTGGTGGCGCTCACCGGCTCGATCGGCCTCGCGGTCGCCACCGACGAGTCGTACCTGCCCGTCTCCGCCAAGGCCGGCGCCTGCCGGCCCACCTGGGTCACCGGCTGGCAGGCCGCAGCCCAGCCGGGTCCGTCCCGGCCCGGTCTGGGCGGTGCCACGGTGCGGATGGTCGTGCACCCGCAGGTGACCGGCTCGAAGGTGCGGCTGCGGCTGTCGAACGTCTACGGCGCCACCCCGCTCGCCGTCGGAGCCGTCACCGCCGCCCGGTCCGACGGGGCGGCCGGCCTGATCCTCGGGACGGCGCGGCCGGTCCCGTTCGGCGGTCGGCAGGCCGTCGTGATCCCACCGGGTGCCGAGGTCGTGAGCGACGCCGTCCCGCTGGTGGCGGAGGCGGGCAGCCCGCTCGCGGTGAGCGTGTTCCTGCCGGTGGTGCCGCAGGTGCTCACCCAACACCCGGTGATGCAGGCCGCGTACCTGTCCGGTCCCGGTGACGTCACGTTCGGCGACGCAGGCGCGTTCGGGGCGCAGATGCCGTCCTCGGTGGTGCTCACCGGAATCGACGTGTACGCGCCGCGCCCGCAGAACTCCGTGGTCGCGGTCGGCGACTCGATCACCGATGGCATGGGCGCCGCGCCCGGGGAGAGCTGGCCGGACGTTCTCGGCACGCAGCTCGTCGACGCAGGCGGGGCGACCACGATGGCCGTTCTGGGCGCCGGCATCTCCGGGAACCGCCTCCTCGCCGACACCGGGCCGCAACAGGGCGATGTCCCGCTCGCCCGGTTCGACCGCGACGTGGCCGCGGCCGGCGGCGCCACCGACGTCGTGCTGAGCATCGGCACGAACGACATCGCGGCGGGCCGCAGTGCCGCCGACATCGCCGCCGGGCTGCAGCGTTTCGCGGAGCGCGCCAGGGCCGCGGGGAAGCGGGTGTTCCTCACCACGGTGACGCCCTCCGCAGCCGGAGCGCACGGCACTCCGGCCGCCGTGGCCGCGCGTCGAGAGCTGAACGCGTGGGTGCGCGAGCACGGGCCCGCGTACGCCGACGGCGTCTTCGACTTCGCCGCCGCGGTGGCCGATCCCGCGGACCCCGACCGGCTCGCGCAGCCGTTCGACGCGGGCGACGGCCTGCACCTGTCCGCCGCGGGCTACCGCGCGCTGGCCGCCGCCGTCGATCCCGCGCTGTTCACCGGCAGCCCGTGCCTGGCGGGCAACCCGCCTGCTCGGGTGCTCGTTTCGAACCGCTGA
- a CDS encoding GGDEF domain-containing protein, with protein sequence MRVPRRGVARWAVWTLPVPVLAVILAVELLAVGTLATSVPRDIALLPHNWALVVAVLVAAGVLSTEASLGVERMRHRSDETPHIDLSSVWTFAAAALLPGAAASLVVLGIYGHLYTRVWRGGIPPHRAIYSTATVVLAVQAASAVTGLVERTSLFQSLPGLAAVVLALLAYAAVNMVLVVAVIVLSGPNRDLATFLHVLTRGDEAVLEFATLSMGALAAGAMGALGPAYAVLVLPPLIVLHRTVLVRQLEEAASVDGKTGLLNAAAWHVRAVRVLRRAERTGGRAGLLVLDLDHFKMVNDQYGHLVGDHVLAAVAAAVRAEVRDEDLVGRFGGEEFVVLLPSTDAEDGRVAAVAVAERIRRRVADIQVDVPDARGGVVVDNLTVSIGGASFPADGADLAQLLEVADAAMYAAKRAGRNTVRMGLHAVPSGAVRPVPPHHS encoded by the coding sequence ATGCGAGTGCCGCGACGCGGGGTGGCCCGGTGGGCCGTCTGGACCCTGCCGGTCCCGGTCCTCGCCGTGATCCTCGCCGTCGAGCTGCTGGCGGTCGGCACCCTCGCCACCTCCGTCCCACGTGACATCGCCCTGCTCCCGCACAACTGGGCACTCGTCGTGGCTGTCCTCGTCGCGGCCGGGGTGCTCAGCACCGAGGCCTCGCTGGGCGTCGAACGCATGCGGCACCGCTCGGACGAGACGCCGCACATCGACCTCAGCTCCGTCTGGACGTTCGCGGCCGCCGCGCTGTTGCCGGGGGCCGCCGCCAGCCTCGTCGTGCTCGGGATCTACGGGCACCTCTACACGCGGGTGTGGCGGGGCGGGATACCTCCGCACCGCGCCATCTACAGCACCGCCACCGTGGTGCTCGCCGTGCAGGCCGCCTCGGCCGTCACCGGGTTGGTGGAGCGCACGTCCCTGTTCCAGAGCCTGCCGGGCCTGGCGGCGGTGGTGCTCGCGCTGCTCGCCTACGCGGCCGTCAACATGGTGCTGGTCGTCGCCGTCATCGTGTTGAGCGGCCCGAACCGCGACCTCGCCACCTTCCTCCACGTCCTCACCCGCGGCGACGAGGCCGTGCTGGAGTTCGCCACGCTGTCCATGGGGGCGCTCGCCGCCGGGGCCATGGGCGCGCTCGGCCCGGCCTACGCGGTGCTGGTGCTGCCCCCGCTGATCGTCCTGCATCGCACCGTCCTGGTGCGGCAGCTCGAGGAGGCCGCGAGCGTCGACGGCAAGACCGGCCTGCTGAACGCAGCGGCGTGGCACGTGCGGGCCGTCCGCGTGCTGCGCAGGGCCGAGCGCACCGGTGGCCGCGCCGGCCTGCTCGTCCTCGACCTCGACCACTTCAAGATGGTCAACGACCAGTACGGCCACCTCGTGGGCGACCACGTCCTCGCGGCGGTCGCCGCCGCCGTCCGCGCCGAAGTGCGCGACGAGGACCTCGTCGGGCGGTTCGGCGGCGAGGAGTTCGTGGTGCTCCTCCCGAGCACCGACGCCGAGGACGGGCGGGTCGCCGCCGTCGCCGTCGCCGAGCGCATCCGCAGGCGGGTGGCCGACATCCAGGTCGACGTGCCCGACGCGCGCGGCGGGGTGGTGGTCGACAACCTCACGGTCTCGATCGGCGGCGCCTCGTTCCCCGCCGACGGCGCCGACCTCGCCCAGCTGCTCGAGGTGGCCGACGCGGCCATGTACGCGGCGAAGCGAGCGGGACGCAACACGGTGCGCATGGGCCTGCACGCCGTCCCGAGCGGCGCCGTGCGGCCCGTCCCGCCCCACCACTCCTGA
- a CDS encoding ferredoxin, giving the protein MKVAVDFDLCESNAVCMGIVPEVFEVREDDFLYILDENPPEELRPRLEQAVAACPRAAISLVEDEG; this is encoded by the coding sequence ATGAAGGTCGCCGTCGACTTCGATCTCTGCGAGTCCAACGCCGTCTGCATGGGCATCGTCCCCGAGGTGTTCGAGGTGCGGGAGGACGACTTCCTCTACATCCTCGACGAGAACCCTCCGGAGGAGCTCCGGCCGCGGCTCGAGCAGGCCGTTGCCGCGTGTCCGCGCGCGGCCATCAGCCTCGTCGAGGACGAGGGTTAG
- a CDS encoding cold-shock protein, with the protein MPQGTVKWFNAEKGFGFIATDDNGPDVFVHYSAIQSDGFRTLEENQRVSFEASQGAKGPQADTVRPI; encoded by the coding sequence ATGCCCCAGGGCACCGTCAAGTGGTTCAACGCCGAAAAGGGCTTCGGCTTCATCGCCACGGACGACAACGGTCCGGACGTCTTCGTCCACTACTCGGCCATCCAGTCGGACGGCTTCCGCACGCTCGAGGAGAACCAGCGCGTCTCCTTCGAAGCGAGCCAGGGCGCGAAGGGTCCGCAGGCCGACACGGTCCGCCCGATCTGA
- a CDS encoding propionyl-CoA synthetase, translating into MGGYEDVFRASTEDPEGFWLGAAQAIDWHVAPTRALDASRPPFYRWFPDGELNVCHNALDRHVDAGRGEQAALIYDSPVTGTRRTYTYARLRDEVARFAGVLAGLGVGRGDRVVIYMPMVPEAAIAMLACARIGAVHSVVFGGFAPKELAVRIDDAAPSVIVSASCGIEGKRVIEYKPLLDDAIELAERKPAKRVILQRPQAEAAMGPDDVDWAEAMASATPADCVPVKSTDPLYILYTSGTTGKPKGVVRDGGGHAVALRWSMPNVYAVDAGETIFTASDVGWVVGHSYIVYAPLLTGATTVLYEGKPVGTPDAGQFWRVVAEYGVKSLFTAPTAFRAIKKEDPDGEFTRKHDISSLQYLFLAGERLDPETQRWASQLLRIPVIDHWWQTETGWPIVANPAGIELLPIKPGSPTKPLPGWDVQVLDPSGAPMPPGADGAIVVRLPMPPGSLPTLWNDDDRFVASYMSAFDGFYLTGDGGHLDEDGYLYVMGRTDDVINVAGHRLSTGGMEEVLASHPDVAECAVIGVADPLKGQVPRGFVVLKAGVERDEDEVAAELVQLVRDQVGAVASLKDVAVVAALPKTRSGKILRKTMRGIADGVDEPVPSTIESAEVLDALRPVLRRE; encoded by the coding sequence ATGGGTGGATACGAGGACGTCTTCCGCGCCAGCACGGAAGATCCGGAGGGATTCTGGCTCGGTGCGGCGCAGGCGATCGACTGGCACGTGGCGCCCACCCGCGCGCTGGACGCATCCCGCCCGCCGTTCTACCGCTGGTTCCCCGACGGCGAGCTGAACGTCTGCCACAACGCCCTCGACCGGCACGTCGACGCGGGCCGCGGCGAGCAGGCGGCGTTGATCTACGACTCCCCCGTCACGGGCACCCGGCGCACCTACACCTACGCCCGGCTGCGCGACGAGGTGGCGCGCTTCGCGGGTGTGCTCGCCGGCCTCGGCGTCGGCCGCGGCGACCGCGTGGTGATCTACATGCCGATGGTGCCCGAGGCCGCGATCGCCATGCTCGCCTGCGCGCGGATCGGCGCCGTGCACTCGGTGGTCTTCGGCGGGTTCGCGCCGAAGGAGCTGGCCGTGCGCATCGACGACGCGGCGCCGTCGGTGATCGTCTCGGCGTCCTGCGGGATCGAGGGCAAGCGCGTGATCGAGTACAAGCCGCTGCTCGACGACGCGATCGAGCTCGCGGAGCGCAAGCCTGCGAAGCGCGTGATCCTGCAGCGCCCGCAGGCCGAGGCCGCCATGGGCCCCGACGACGTCGACTGGGCCGAGGCGATGGCGTCGGCCACGCCCGCCGACTGCGTGCCCGTCAAGTCCACCGACCCGCTCTACATCCTCTACACGTCCGGCACCACGGGGAAGCCGAAGGGCGTGGTGCGCGACGGCGGCGGTCACGCGGTGGCGCTGCGCTGGTCGATGCCCAACGTGTACGCCGTCGACGCGGGCGAGACGATCTTCACGGCGTCCGACGTCGGCTGGGTCGTCGGGCACTCCTACATCGTCTACGCGCCCCTGCTCACCGGGGCCACCACCGTGCTCTACGAGGGCAAGCCGGTGGGCACGCCCGACGCGGGCCAGTTCTGGCGGGTGGTCGCCGAGTACGGCGTGAAGAGCCTCTTCACCGCGCCCACCGCGTTCCGGGCGATCAAGAAGGAGGACCCGGACGGCGAGTTCACGCGCAAGCACGACATCTCGTCGCTGCAGTACCTCTTCCTCGCCGGCGAGCGCCTCGATCCGGAGACCCAGCGCTGGGCGTCGCAGCTGCTCCGCATCCCGGTGATCGACCACTGGTGGCAGACCGAGACCGGCTGGCCGATCGTCGCGAACCCCGCGGGCATCGAGCTCCTGCCGATCAAGCCCGGCTCACCGACCAAGCCGCTGCCGGGATGGGACGTGCAGGTCCTCGACCCTTCCGGCGCCCCGATGCCACCGGGTGCCGATGGCGCCATCGTCGTGAGGCTGCCGATGCCGCCCGGCTCGCTGCCCACGTTGTGGAACGACGACGACCGCTTCGTGGCGTCCTACATGTCCGCCTTCGACGGCTTCTACCTCACCGGCGACGGCGGGCACCTCGACGAGGACGGCTACCTCTACGTCATGGGCCGCACCGACGACGTGATCAACGTGGCCGGGCACCGCCTGTCCACCGGCGGGATGGAAGAGGTCCTCGCCTCGCACCCCGACGTCGCCGAATGCGCCGTGATCGGGGTGGCCGACCCGCTGAAGGGACAGGTCCCACGGGGGTTCGTGGTGCTCAAGGCCGGTGTCGAGCGTGACGAGGACGAGGTTGCGGCCGAGCTCGTGCAGCTGGTGCGCGACCAGGTCGGGGCCGTGGCGAGCCTCAAGGACGTCGCGGTCGTGGCCGCCCTGCCCAAGACCCGCTCCGGCAAGATCCTCCGCAAGACGATGCGCGGTATCGCGGACGGCGTCGACGAGCCGGTGCCGTCCACGATCGAGAGCGCCGAGGTGCTCGACGCGCTCCGCCCGGTGCTGCGTCGCGAGTAG
- a CDS encoding DUF445 domain-containing protein, which produces MDAAARAQDLRKMKALATGLLLVATVIFLLARWWEVNDGPTWVGYVRAMAEAGMVGALADWFAVTALFRRPLGLPIPHTAIIPTKKDALGENLGDFVGENFLSEDVVRDKLARVEVSSRVGAWIGQEANADRVTAELATAARGVVTVLRDDAVQEVIEQVLVRKLMERPVGPPLGKVLQGVLADGAHHRMVDLVCDRAYDWVTANHDTVLRIVHDRAPAWSPRFVDDLIADRVFLEVQNFAWAVKTDPEHPLRKAVDTFLVEFAADLQNDAETIERAERIKHQIVGHPDVQHFIGQAWGTVKGLILDAAADPSSALRTRVRDGLVALGTRLTTDAEMRAKVDGWLAEAAGYVVRHYRGEITTLITDTVERWDAEETSRKVELQVGRDLQFIRINGTVVGSLAGLVIYTVGQLAFGG; this is translated from the coding sequence ATGGACGCCGCAGCGCGAGCTCAGGACCTGCGCAAGATGAAGGCGCTGGCCACCGGCCTGCTCCTCGTCGCAACGGTGATCTTCCTGCTGGCGCGCTGGTGGGAGGTGAACGACGGCCCGACCTGGGTGGGCTACGTCCGTGCGATGGCCGAGGCCGGCATGGTCGGTGCACTCGCCGACTGGTTCGCCGTCACCGCCCTGTTCCGGCGCCCGCTGGGGCTGCCCATCCCGCACACGGCGATCATCCCCACGAAGAAGGACGCGCTCGGTGAGAACCTCGGCGACTTCGTCGGGGAGAACTTCCTCAGTGAGGACGTGGTGCGCGACAAGCTGGCGCGCGTCGAGGTCTCCTCCCGGGTCGGCGCGTGGATCGGCCAGGAGGCCAACGCCGACCGCGTCACCGCCGAGCTCGCCACCGCGGCCCGCGGCGTCGTCACCGTCCTGCGCGACGACGCCGTGCAGGAGGTCATCGAGCAGGTCCTGGTCCGCAAGCTGATGGAACGCCCGGTCGGGCCGCCCCTGGGCAAGGTGCTGCAGGGCGTGCTCGCCGACGGCGCCCACCACCGCATGGTCGACCTGGTGTGCGATCGGGCCTACGACTGGGTCACGGCCAACCACGACACGGTGCTGCGGATCGTGCACGACCGGGCCCCCGCGTGGTCGCCGCGGTTCGTCGACGACCTGATCGCCGATCGGGTCTTCCTCGAGGTGCAGAACTTCGCGTGGGCGGTGAAGACCGACCCGGAGCACCCGCTGCGCAAGGCCGTCGACACGTTCCTCGTCGAGTTCGCCGCTGACCTGCAGAACGACGCGGAGACCATCGAGCGTGCCGAGCGGATCAAGCACCAGATCGTCGGCCATCCAGACGTCCAGCACTTCATCGGCCAGGCATGGGGCACCGTGAAGGGGCTCATCCTCGACGCGGCCGCCGACCCGTCCAGTGCCCTGCGCACCCGCGTGCGCGACGGACTCGTGGCGCTCGGCACCCGGCTCACCACCGACGCCGAGATGCGGGCGAAGGTCGACGGTTGGCTCGCCGAGGCCGCCGGCTACGTGGTGCGGCACTACCGCGGCGAGATCACCACGCTGATCACCGACACCGTCGAGCGCTGGGACGCGGAGGAGACCTCTCGGAAGGTCGAGCTGCAGGTGGGGCGCGACCTGCAGTTCATCCGCATCAACGGCACGGTCGTCGGCTCGCTGGCCGGGCTCGTCATCTACACGGTGGGGCAGCTGGCGTTCGGCGGCTGA
- a CDS encoding acyl-CoA desaturase: MTAAAQHRPAVAPLVEGRKTVTEQALVVAFMVVPLLALAAAVPLAWGWGLSWLDVVLAVFFYYLTGLGVTVGFHRHFTHSSFKAKRPLRIALAVIGSTAFQGGVIGWVADHRRHHAFSDKEGDPHSPWLFGTGPAAMIRGFWHSHMGWILGRDRTNARRFAPDLLADRDIVAVDRLFLPLTLASLLVPALIGGLVSLSWWGALTALFWAGLVRVAVLHHVTWSINSICHMFGDRPFAARDRSANVWWLAVLSFGESWHNLHHADPTCARHGVKRGQVDISARIIWFFERLGWAHSVRWPTTRRLARLTR; encoded by the coding sequence ATGACCGCTGCCGCGCAGCACCGGCCCGCCGTCGCCCCGCTCGTCGAGGGCCGCAAGACCGTCACCGAGCAGGCTCTCGTCGTCGCGTTCATGGTCGTGCCACTGCTCGCGCTGGCCGCGGCGGTCCCGCTGGCCTGGGGATGGGGTCTGAGCTGGCTGGACGTCGTGCTCGCCGTGTTCTTCTACTACCTCACCGGGCTCGGCGTCACGGTCGGGTTCCACCGGCACTTCACGCACAGCTCGTTCAAGGCGAAGCGGCCGCTGCGCATCGCGCTCGCGGTGATCGGCAGTACCGCCTTCCAGGGCGGTGTGATCGGCTGGGTCGCCGACCACCGCCGCCACCACGCCTTCTCCGACAAGGAAGGCGACCCGCACTCGCCGTGGCTGTTCGGCACCGGGCCGGCCGCGATGATCCGCGGGTTCTGGCACTCGCACATGGGCTGGATCCTTGGCCGCGATCGCACCAACGCCCGCCGCTTCGCCCCCGACCTGCTCGCCGACCGCGACATCGTGGCCGTCGACCGGCTCTTCCTCCCGCTGACGCTCGCCAGCCTCCTGGTCCCGGCGCTGATCGGCGGTCTCGTCTCGCTCTCCTGGTGGGGCGCGCTCACCGCCCTGTTCTGGGCCGGCCTGGTGCGGGTGGCCGTGCTGCACCACGTGACGTGGTCGATCAACTCGATCTGCCACATGTTCGGTGACCGGCCGTTCGCCGCGCGCGACCGCTCCGCGAACGTCTGGTGGCTCGCGGTGCTCTCGTTCGGCGAGTCGTGGCACAACCTCCACCACGCCGATCCCACATGCGCCCGCCACGGCGTCAAGCGCGGTCAGGTGGACATCTCGGCCCGGATCATCTGGTTCTTCGAGCGGCTCGGCTGGGCGCACTCCGTGCGATGGCCGACGACGCGTCGGCTGGCGCGACTGACCCGCTGA
- a CDS encoding PQQ-like beta-propeller repeat protein: protein MVQPLGMRGPAATGPSRLHALLGDRVRGGVMGRGASRRTVLVTALGGGVAAVAGAIGLAALSASRPPSAPRVPHLRWSAPFGEADEPVGAWAADDTTLYACRDQDVVRALDGATGAVRWTAATHAWYVVPSDGVLVFAHAEAVGALDAATGRPVWEMRRASSVNHAIDVSHGTVVAVAQEGVPTDPLGFPMKVVALDAATGARLWTSEQYEFVGTLRVGAGAGAAYYCQDERLVAREIRTGAVRWTAPVIGINAEVLGATEDFVVVRDNGLVVIDAATGRRCWGANWQVSSVAFAGGLLVAQTMVGTSRARLSAVHGVDPASGTLVWTVLPSGEPASPAVSTDGFVYLSVRDGATSAYGAATGELLWRHDAGTPVAARGRDVYLLAGGELHALTGP from the coding sequence GTGGTGCAACCGCTCGGGATGCGGGGCCCGGCCGCGACCGGGCCGTCCCGGCTCCACGCGCTGCTGGGCGACCGGGTTCGGGGAGGTGTGATGGGGCGCGGTGCGAGCCGCCGGACGGTGCTGGTCACGGCTCTCGGCGGAGGCGTTGCCGCGGTCGCGGGTGCGATCGGGCTGGCCGCGCTCTCCGCGTCACGACCGCCGTCCGCGCCGCGGGTCCCGCACCTGCGCTGGAGCGCGCCGTTCGGAGAAGCCGACGAGCCGGTGGGGGCGTGGGCGGCTGACGACACGACGCTCTACGCGTGCCGTGATCAGGATGTGGTGCGCGCGCTGGACGGCGCCACGGGTGCTGTCCGGTGGACCGCCGCCACCCACGCCTGGTACGTGGTCCCCAGCGACGGCGTTCTGGTCTTCGCCCACGCCGAGGCCGTCGGCGCGCTCGATGCGGCCACCGGGCGCCCTGTCTGGGAGATGCGTCGCGCGAGCTCGGTGAACCATGCGATCGACGTCAGCCACGGGACGGTCGTGGCTGTGGCGCAGGAAGGTGTTCCCACCGACCCGCTCGGGTTCCCGATGAAGGTCGTCGCGCTCGACGCCGCGACGGGTGCGCGGCTCTGGACGAGCGAGCAGTACGAGTTCGTGGGGACCCTGCGCGTCGGGGCGGGAGCCGGTGCCGCGTACTACTGCCAGGACGAGCGGCTCGTCGCGCGCGAGATACGAACCGGAGCGGTGCGCTGGACCGCGCCCGTCATCGGAATCAACGCCGAGGTGCTCGGAGCCACCGAGGACTTCGTCGTCGTGCGGGACAACGGTCTGGTCGTGATCGACGCCGCCACCGGCCGTCGGTGCTGGGGGGCGAACTGGCAGGTGTCGTCGGTGGCCTTCGCCGGCGGGTTGCTCGTGGCCCAGACGATGGTGGGTACCAGCAGGGCCAGGCTTTCCGCCGTCCACGGCGTCGATCCGGCGTCCGGGACGCTGGTCTGGACGGTGCTCCCGTCCGGCGAGCCCGCCTCGCCCGCCGTCAGCACGGACGGGTTCGTGTACCTGTCGGTCCGCGACGGGGCCACGTCCGCGTACGGCGCGGCCACCGGCGAACTGCTCTGGCGTCACGACGCCGGCACCCCGGTCGCAGCACGTGGACGCGACGTCTACCTCCTCGCAGGCGGCGAGCTGCACGCACTCACAGGCCCCTGA